CGCCGGCGGGCGCAACGCCGTGACCTAGCCGTTCGATGAATAATTTGCCGTCCGGATTGAGCATGATTTCGACGACGTTAGCGTCGTCCAGGGCAACACAAAGCTGATCGCCGAGCGCATCCTGAAGTTTGCGGACGAGCCGAGGGTGAGAGCGAAGCTGGTTCATGGATTTCTCCTTAGGCTGCCCGGCTGACAGGGCGCGAGTTGAGAACGGTAGTTGGAGGGGCGAAGCCTGAGGAACGTATCTGCGTCGGCGGCCAGTGTGCCCGCTACGGCGATCGTCACGCCAATCTTCTTGGGTTCGCCTAAACGATGCAGCTGCCATCCGACGCGAGCGAGGATTCGCTCGAATCGAAGATCGGTCACCGTAACAATCTCAGTGTACCCATTCGCCATGCACCATTCGATGATGCCAGCGAACATGGTGAGCGTCGCTTCATGGACCGAGCCGTCGCCCCTCCCCTCCGCGAGAGTTGTGTCGACGCAGAAGCGAGAACTCTCGATCATCGCGGCATGACCATTGAGTTGACCGTCGGGAAGTAGCGACGGGAAAACGTCGGCCACCATTGTTGGACCAAGCGAAGGAAGAAGCCTCGCACACCCCATCAATCCGCCCGTCTCTGCGACGGCGAGCACATAAGTCGGCCGAAGCGCGTCGAAACGATCGGACTCGCACCCCGCCGTTACGTCGACTTCCCAACCCAGGCGATCGGAAAAGACCCGAGCACGAAGCTGGTGATGGATGTGCAGGAGATGCGCCTCTTGAATCGTCCGGGGCGTTGAGAGTGTGAGAAGATGCATGCTTTTCTCCATCATCGTTGGATGGCGAGGAAATCAGCACAGATTGGGATCGGAGGGCAGTTGTAGGATTCAACATGCGCGTAGCGAGGTGAGTCGCGGGTCATGAGGGCTGTGGCGCTACGGAACCGCCCCATCTACGTGCTGCTACACTGTTCGGATTTGTAGGATTCACAGGAGAACATTGCGGGATCAGAGATCGCGCCGTTTGGGGCTAACTCCCGGAGCGGAAAAGCAAAAACCCAATGGCCTTATGAAAATTGTCCCTCGTGGTTCACCCTTTGTTAACCGTAAACCGCTGGACCAGTTCGGAGAATCGTGTTCTATTTTTGGCGGGCAATGGCCGGTAAACCGGTGAAAAGCCGCCAAGAGGGACAGATGGCGATAGCAAACCGAGTACAAGCAAGTGTTGGCTCAAAGGAAGATGCCGGCAGCAAAATCATGCGCCATGCCGGGCTTCTGTCCGGGCAATTGCAGCAGCTCAGAACTCGTATGTATCCGCCGAAATCGGAAAAGACCCTGCGTCCCTTTCTGACCAACGAAGTGTCGAAGCTGACATCTATACCCGATTCCACCCTGAAGCTCATGTCCACCGAAGGACGTGGGCCGATTCCCAGTAGGCTGGAAAACAACCATCGCGTCTACACGCTGGACCAGATCAATGAACTGCGTGAATTGTTCGCTATTCAAAAGCCAGCAGACGCCTTGCGGTTCCTGCCCCGTCGTCGTGCCGGCGAGCACCTCCAGGTTCTTGCTATAGCCAACTTCAAGGGCGGCAGCGCGAAGACGACGACCTGTGTCCATCTTGCCCACTATCTCGCCCTTCATGGGTATCGCGTCCTCGCACTCGACCTGGACCCGCAAGCATCCTTGTCCGCTTTGTTCGGTGCTCAGCCAGAAGTTGACGTCGGGTCGAACGAAACGATCTATGCCGCTTTGCGTTACGATGACGCCGAGCGTCGTCCCATCCGCGACATAATTCGCAAGACATATTTTGGTGGCATCGACCTCATTCCTGGCAATCTTGAAGTCATGGAGTATGAGCACGAAACGCCACGGATCTTGGCGAACAAGTCCAGCTCCGGTGCAATCTTCTTTGAGCGGCTGAAACTCGCCCTTTCGGAAGTCGAGGCGGACTACGACATCGTGATTCTCGACACTCCGCCATCGCTGGGCTTTCTGACGTTGAGCGCGATATACGCCGCGACTAGCATGATCATTACAGTCCACCCGGCCATGCTGGACGTCGCGTCAATGAGCCAGTTCCTTCTCATGATGGGTGATCTGATCAGTGTTCTGAACGAGAGCGGCGCTCAGTTGGACCAGGACTTCATTCGGTATCTGGTTACACGACACGACCCCAATGACGCGCCACAGTCGCAAGTCGTTGCGATGCTTCGGCATCTGTTCGGCCCCGATGTATTATTGCCCACCGCCATTGAAAGCACCGCCGTTGAAGCAGCCGGCTTGGCGAAACGCTCGGTATACGAGCTCGAATTGGGACAGATCGGACGCGATACCCACAAGCGTGCCCGCGAGGCGGTAGATGCGGTGAACGAGGCGATTGTTCGCCTCGTCAATGAGAGCTGGGGGCGGACATGAGCAAATCCCCTCGGAAGTCGATTGTCGCCAGCTTCGGGTTGCTTTCCGCAGAGCTGGAGAGCGATCAGGCAGCGGATCAACAGCAGCCGTCGCAGGCCCCTGCCCCGGTTGCCGGAAACCGTGTCGGAGCAGGTGTGATCGGTGCTGCTCACCGAGCAATCGACGACATTCGAACTGAGCGAGATCGCTTGAAGGCTATCGTGGAGTCGGGCGGTGGTGCTATTCGCGAGTTGGATCCGTCGCTCATCGACCCTTCCCCTTATCCGGACAGGCTGCCGGACGATGATGCGTCGCGCTTCGAGGCGTTCAAGCGGTCGATCGAGACTGAGGGGCAAAAGGTTCCCGTCCAGGTTCGCAAACACCCCTCGTCCCCAGGTCGTTATCAGATCGTTTACGGTCATCGACGCTGGCTCGCTGCCATGCAGCTTGACAGGCCTGTTCGCGCTCTCGAAGTCGAAATTTCCGACCTCGACCTAGTTCTTGCACAAGGCATCGAAAACGCGGGTCGCCAAGACCTGACCTGGATCGAGCGCGCGCTGTTTGCCTCCCGAATGGATGATGCGGGGATCAAGCCTCGGCACATCTACGCTGCGCTTTCGATCGAGGACGCAGAACTGGCTCGCATGCGGAATGTCTACAGGGTCGTTCCCGCGGATATCATCGAGGCCATCGGGCGGGCGCCGAAGATTGGGCGGCCACGATGGCTGGATCTTGCTAAGACTGTTGCAGGCGACGCGGAAGCGCTCGGT
This is a stretch of genomic DNA from Rhizobium bangladeshense. It encodes these proteins:
- a CDS encoding acyl-homoserine-lactone synthase, encoding MHLLTLSTPRTIQEAHLLHIHHQLRARVFSDRLGWEVDVTAGCESDRFDALRPTYVLAVAETGGLMGCARLLPSLGPTMVADVFPSLLPDGQLNGHAAMIESSRFCVDTTLAEGRGDGSVHEATLTMFAGIIEWCMANGYTEIVTVTDLRFERILARVGWQLHRLGEPKKIGVTIAVAGTLAADADTFLRLRPSNYRSQLAPCQPGSLRRNP
- the repB gene encoding plasmid partitioning protein RepB — its product is MSKSPRKSIVASFGLLSAELESDQAADQQQPSQAPAPVAGNRVGAGVIGAAHRAIDDIRTERDRLKAIVESGGGAIRELDPSLIDPSPYPDRLPDDDASRFEAFKRSIETEGQKVPVQVRKHPSSPGRYQIVYGHRRWLAAMQLDRPVRALEVEISDLDLVLAQGIENAGRQDLTWIERALFASRMDDAGIKPRHIYAALSIEDAELARMRNVYRVVPADIIEAIGRAPKIGRPRWLDLAKTVAGDAEALGALRAALVRTGDTVETSDQRFQRALNAIKPVSTGRKEPSPITDKSGTKLGALLISSKEVRISAEGSLGIDFLKFVEAELPALTERFVRLREDEKP
- the repA gene encoding plasmid partitioning protein RepA, translating into MAGKPVKSRQEGQMAIANRVQASVGSKEDAGSKIMRHAGLLSGQLQQLRTRMYPPKSEKTLRPFLTNEVSKLTSIPDSTLKLMSTEGRGPIPSRLENNHRVYTLDQINELRELFAIQKPADALRFLPRRRAGEHLQVLAIANFKGGSAKTTTCVHLAHYLALHGYRVLALDLDPQASLSALFGAQPEVDVGSNETIYAALRYDDAERRPIRDIIRKTYFGGIDLIPGNLEVMEYEHETPRILANKSSSGAIFFERLKLALSEVEADYDIVILDTPPSLGFLTLSAIYAATSMIITVHPAMLDVASMSQFLLMMGDLISVLNESGAQLDQDFIRYLVTRHDPNDAPQSQVVAMLRHLFGPDVLLPTAIESTAVEAAGLAKRSVYELELGQIGRDTHKRAREAVDAVNEAIVRLVNESWGRT